The genomic stretch TTCCAACCTCGTAATAgcaccttttgcagagcaaatttGTCAAGTTTTGTGAGGTCTGACATATTTCCTTTTTAGGGATCATGGTTTTTGATCAAGTCTAAGAACGTTTCGTGTTGCCTGAGATAtggaagattttctcctatattcttttctaaaagttttgtagtttcaaatttacatttaaatccaTGAACCATTTAGAGTTAATGTCTCTCAAAGCTGTGCAGTGGTCCAGGGCCTTTCTTCCCCACCCGTGGATGTTCAGTTGCTCTGGCACATTTGTCCAAAAGTCTGTTTTTTCTCCATTAAGTTATTTTCGCATCTTTCTCAAACATCAACGTGTAGGATTTTACTCAGTTGTTTTGAAAACTTAAATCCATACAAACTCCTGTCCTAAATGTGAGTGGCAGCTTTATTCCTATCACCCCAAACTGGAAGCAGCCAAGATATCCATCAACAAACTGTGAGTCATCCATATAATGAAACACTATTCAGGGATAAAAAGCAATGAGCCATCAAacctcaaaaagatatatgtgaATCTTCAATGCACATTGCtccatgaaagaagccagtctgaaaaggttacAGACTGCATGGCTTCAACTACATGGCATCCTGGAAAAGGAAGAACTGTAGGGACAGTAGAAAGGTCACGGGTTGCCAGGGTTTCCTGGGGGAAGAACAGGGAGTGGGTTTGGGCAGTGAAACCATCCTGTATGATACTAGGCCCTTGTTAAAACTCTTAGGACTCTGCAGCACAGAGATTGAACTCGGGTTCACTAtgccaatgaaaagaaataatttagaagAGTCAGGGCTGCCCCAGGCTGGAATGCAGAGTGTGACGGAACAGGCCAGCTGCATCGTAAATGTATGAAACAGCTTCACTGAAGGCactgggctggaggtgggggtgctgACCAAGTCACTTTGCAAAGCAGCGCCATCTCTAAGTCTGAAGGTGAAACAGCCTGTTTAGAAGCATCGCAGTCCAGTCAACGGCGTCGTTTCTTATGAGATACAAGGTAGAGATTCAGATCCTGCTACACACATACACTGGCACTGAACAGTCGAGCAAATGGCTGGGAGATGGTGGGAGCCTGCTTTCTTACTGCTGGAGTGGGGGTTACGGATAAGCAGGAAGAGCTACCCTTGTGGGGATGGATGAGAACTGGGGACATCAGCGTGAACTCATGTTTCGCTTGGGGTCGGTACAGATGGCGTCTGTTACAGGTCATTAGACAAACACGCATTTCCTGGCTCTGTCGGCAGGGAGGGCCAGAAGCAATGGTGCTCCAGGAGCTGCGAGCACACCTGGGACCCTGATGCAGCTTCTCCACGTCATTCTCCAGTAAAAGGGGCCGAGGACCCTTGGAGAGATGGCGATTTCTAGGGCTGGAGCAGGAAACACACATGATAAACTCAGAGCAGCTTGAAATGCCAGCACATAATGGAGTGCTCAAAGCGAAACAGAGAGACGAAAAATGGCAGGAGTGTGCCACAGGGACGCAGAAACCAGCTGAAAGGCCTCTAGTGGCCAACCTGGATCCATGCGagtgaaataaagaagtaaatacacaaataaatagtGCTGGATTACAACCCAGAGTGAAATATGAATGTCCATGACCATGACTCCACACTGACGTCAATAAAAGACTGAACAAGCAAACACACGGGGGAGAAGAGACAGCGCCCCTGATTCCGAATGACTGGCGTAGGTGCTTTGCCCCAGAGAAGCGGGCATACTTCCCCACTCCTTAAGCGTGGGCTGTGCACACGGCTTCCTCCCAAGGAGTACAGGATGTAAAGGGAGGGGAAAGAGTGAACTTACAGGGCAGAGGCCTCAGCCAGGTGACCAGGGTCGACGTCGACCGTGGTAAGTCATGTCGATAGGACACACCCTTCACATATGACAAGAGTGGCCTTTACTCTGTGACCTTCCTCCCCAAAACATCTAATCCCACTCCAGTCACGAGAAAAATGTCAGACAAATCCCAGCCGAGGGATGGTCACACCTGACCGGTACTCCTCAAAACCGTCAAGGGGATTCGTGGAAAAATAAGGCAAGTCTGAGGAACCATCACAGCCCAGAGGGACCTGAGGGGACGTGACGatgaaagaaaatgtggtgtccCAGGCGGATCCTGGGACAGAAAGAGCACATGGGGTGAAAACTAAGGACATTAAGCGAAGGAGGGCTTTAATGGGTAACGACGCATCGGTCACTAGCTGCCATGCAGATGCACCGCGTGTTACCGTCGGGGCCTGGGCGCGGGGTGTGTGAGAGCCCTCAGTGCTGTCTTCACACGTTCCCTGATGTCTCTTAACATCTCTACCAGGTGATTCTCACATCTCTGTCATTTTGGGGTTGGCATCTGTTGGCTGTGTTTTTCCGTCCGGTTTGACATCTCTCTGCCTCTTGGTGGATGAGTTATTTTTAGTCGGAACTTGGACGTTTTGCTTGTGGTGCCATGAGACTCTGGATCTGATAGGAGCCTCCTGTCCCGCCGGGCAGGCCCTGAAGTCGGAGTGCAGCTGCCACGTGGCACAGACGTCCAGCTTCACGCCCCCGGAGGCCCCTCCGCTGCTGCCCTGCGGGGTGAGGGCGGGCGGGGTGCCCTCCCGTTACTGCAGTGGGTGGGGTTCCCGCTTCCTCCGCTGATAGAAGCCCCGAGGCTCTCCATCCAAGATCaccagggcaggtggggagagcCCGGGGTCCCACACCTGGCTGCTCCGGCTCGTCGGCCGTGAGGGGACAGAGCCCGGCTGAGGGCGCTGCTGCCAGTCGGGAAGTAAGGCCCAGCGCCCGGCCACATCTGCTGACGAGGGCGTCTTCTGAGGGGCAGCCTCGGCGCGGGGGGCCCCCGTCTGCACTGCAGTCCGAGGCTTTTCCAACCACCCCCACCTTCTCACCCGTGTCAGGCCCACAGTGTGGTCCAAGACTCTCCCTGCCGACCCTGGCTCCTCTCCGCCTGGCGCCTCCCTAGACACGGCCTGCAGTGCCCGCCTCTCTGCCTTTGATAGCTGCTCCCTGGGGGTACCTGCTGTCCCCACCCCACAGGCCTTCTTCCAGGAGTGGGCTGCGtctctcccacctcccacacCCCTCGTCTCTTTCACGTCGTGTGCTGTTTGTTTCAGCGCGGTTCTGGGCATGGTGGACTCGGACCCCACGGGCCCATGTCGCCATTGCAGCAGGAAGCTCCGGACTGAAGTCTACCTGGGGCAAGTTAATGCCAGCTGAACAGGAACAGAACTGAAAGTCCCTTCCTCTGAGTCAGGACTATCTCTGAGACTATCTAGTCCACTTCTTACttcaggtggggaaacaaatgaAGCGACTTGCACCAGCTTCCAAACAGCTCCTCATAAAGGATCCTTGCCATATGAcagtccccctccccctgccccccgggCCCTGTCTCCAGGCCACTTCGGATGTCCCTAGCGCCTCCCCTCGTGCTGTCCCCGGGGGAGGGATCGCCAGTGAGCGTGGCTTTTGATGAGCTTGGCCATCAGCGCCGCACTCCGCCCATGGAAAGAGccgctccctcctgcctcctggtAATTCCTGCAGGCTTGCTCTGTGTCTCCAGCAACCCTTGCACCATGAGGATCCTCATCCTGCTCTTAACCACTTTTCTTCTGCTCCACCAAGTTCCTCCAGGTAAAGAGACTCTCCGCTGGAAAGACGTGCACTTGCAGAGGGCAGAAGGTGGAGGAAAAACCTGACTTAGAATAAACGTCCTGTGGCGCTCTGCAGCCTTTAATCCCTGCCCTGACTGAGGCCATGAGTAGAACGCAGTGCAAGGCAGCCCTCACACACACCTCCTGGCCGCAGGGAGGCATCACCGCTCGAAAGCACAGGGCCTTAGCCGCCCCTGGGGGATTCACTAGCCATTGTCACTGCACTGCAGGACGGCTGCCCTTATTCATTGTTGATTTTGCAGTAAGAGATTTCTTCTCCCCTTTCCATGGTGACACCCACCTGCCTCCTGAAAAGCTTTAGTCTGCCCAGAAGTTGACTCTGTCACCCTCCTGAATTTTACACCTTTTCATATCAAGTCAGAGGATTAGGATTAAAAGGAATGCAGTGATTCCTCTTAATACAAaaggagcagggtggggagggcgtagctcagtggtagagcacatgcttagcatgcatgatgtcctgggttcaatccccagcacccgcATCGTGTGTCTGTCCCACCACCACTCCCCAGCATTCTCCAGTCAGCTCCAGTCATTCCCCCGGGAAAAACCTCTCCGCCCTGGTGCAGCTAATCACACTGACTTGTTCTGTTATTTAGTGAGCAGTGACCTGGACACAGGCAGGATATGTGGCTATGGGACTTCTCGCTGCCGGACGCATTGTAAAAGTGACGAGTTCAGAATTGGAAGATGCCTCAACACCTACGCGTGCTGTTTGAAAAAGTGGAGCGTCAACAAATTGAATCCTATGAAAGACAGAAACCCAGTGGTGCCTGGTTCCTAGAGTCGCCAACGGCTGGCCCTCTGAGCTGTCCGTCCTCGGGGCCTTACAGCCAGAAGGCCCGCAGTGGAGCCACTAATCCAGTTACAAGGTGAGGACGTGCTGAGAGCTTTCACTCAGTGCTGAGCCGACGCGGGAGAATCAGCGGAACCCAGGGCCTCGGCCTGGTGTCGGTTATGTGTGAGTTTCAATACTTTAAAagatgaaccaaaaaaaaaacaaccatatCCGTTCAGCCACAAGCCTAAGTGAACATGATTTTTTCTTTGCCTGAATTATGTCAATTCACCTTGGtaactttggttttgttttctgatcAGAAGTTCTGCTTAACAGTAATATACTTCTTTTGTcgattaaaatggaaaatgaatcAATATTAAGTGCAATGTGCTTGACATACCCCGTACTTCAAAACATAGACGCCCCGCggagaaaaaacaaaagaggTGATGGGGGAAGGCTTGACCCAAGCGGACGTCTGTGGCGGGTCACATCCAGCAGGTGGCAGCAGAGAGCGGCTCTGCCACTGGGCCGCGTTGGGTGGACGTGTCCAGACTCCTGATCCTGAAAAGCGGCAAAGTAAGGGGAGCGGTAAAACACTAGACCTGGCCTTCCTGCCCGAACTGTGCTTCAGGGGAACCAAATGGTGCACGAGCGAATGCTTCTCTCCACGAGAGCCGTGCAGCCCGTAAACGGAGGGGGAGCGGCAGGATGAGAATATCATTGCTCTGCAAACACCAGGGGAGAGGATGACCCAGCCGGTGAAGGTAAGTGGCCACTAAGGTGGACAAGAACAGCCACCGGGCACGAGTGCCTCCCAGGAGAGGCCCTCAGTGCCACCTGCGAGCTGTTAGGCTGGACAGTGCCCTTTTGCCCAAAAGAGTAATGTGAACCTTCATGCAGCCAGGACCCCGCTTCTGCATGAGGTTGACTTTGTTTCATCCCTTGATAAGCCCCCCCTGCCCCCGGTTATTTCCAAGAACACTCACGATGCCCTGTCACTTCATGGGGAAATACTTTGAAATGTGTAACTCAAAAGAAAgaacaattgtttttttttttaatgcaactgttAGATAGTGGGAGCgccgggcagacaggtggagggga from Vicugna pacos chromosome 26, VicPac4, whole genome shotgun sequence encodes the following:
- the LOC116285679 gene encoding beta-defensin 104A-like; the encoded protein is MRILILLLTTFLLLHQVPPVSSDLDTGRICGYGTSRCRTHCKSDEFRIGRCLNTYACCLKKWSVNKLNPMKDRNPVVPGS